From the genome of Kryptolebias marmoratus isolate JLee-2015 linkage group LG19, ASM164957v2, whole genome shotgun sequence, one region includes:
- the taf1a gene encoding TATA box-binding protein-associated factor RNA polymerase I subunit A yields MPEGILHPDNRTEMLNVGNLDKDLESHGDPDNDSDSSDNSSKKRRKSKLPLVKHLYVESRNETGFLGSCRMCLEQIREAMLHHRWQEAAEYMACYPQILEHQKNTTAQRELVWRISTEILHHLPNSTMDDYNIIYERMKHSGVKLYLMISLEHSFHLMLHGHIEDAKQQLCVAESWRYGKETTSQLQRTKLIQAYRSLLDYIIWCDKKANLSKNHSFDSDNQSVHNYFRQASVNLQEILKNPGVWDPFILSYVEMLEFYGDHEEALKVLTDYAYDNSFPPNPNAHFYMYRYLKRHDAPEKRLMKALKNLHVLVPSHELMLEYSSLLLQSDKRSDTQKALGVLLEMLDFGCWRSNLDVWRCLQAVVRELQSEDGWEGVVCERMETRKYWWPALHFTSFHAAKDSEENPKLLEVKASLAKILCPDRRLRYAAEQS; encoded by the exons ATGCCGGAGGGAATTCTGCATCCTGATAATCGAACAGAAATGTTGAATGTGGGCAATTTGGACAAAGACCTGGAGTCTCACGGGGACCCGGACAATGACAGTGACTCCTCAGACAACAGCTCTAAGAAAAGACGGAAATCAAAGCTTCCTTTGGTTAAACATCTGTATGTAG AGTCGCGCAACGAAACGGGCTTCCTGGGGTCATGCAGAATGTGTCTGGAGCAAATCAGGGAAGCCATGCTGCATCACAGGTGGCAGGAGGCAGCAGAGTACATGGCGTGCTACCCTCAAATCCTCGAGCATCAGAAGAACACCACGGCACAGAGAGAG CTTGTTTGGAGAATCAGCACCGAGATCCTTCACCACCTTCCCAACTCAACGATGGACGACTACAACATCATCTATGAACGGATGAAACACTCAGGCGTTAAGCTTTACCTGATG attagcCTGGAACATTCCTTCCACCTGATGCTCCACGGTCACATCGAAGACGCgaagcagcagctgtgtgtTGCAGAAAGCTGGCGGTACGGGAAGGAGACAACCTCTCAGCTGCAGAGGACGAAACTGATCCAGGCCTACAGGAGCTTGTTGGATTACATCATCTGGTGCGACAAAAAGGCTAACCTCTCTAAAAACC ATTCGTTTGACTCAGACAACCAAAGCGTCCATAACTACTTCAGACAGGCTTCTGTGAATCTTCAAGAGATTTTGAAAAATCCAGGCGTCTGGGATCCCTTCATTCTGAGCTACGTCGAG ATGTTGGAGTTTTACGGGGATCACGAGGAGGCTCTCAAAGTCCTGACTGACTACGCGTATGACAACAGCTTCCCGCCTAATCCCAACGCACATTTCTACATGTACCGGTACTTAAAGAGGCACGACGCTCCAGAGAAGAGGCTGATGAAAGCCTTAAAG aaCCTCCATGTTTTAGTCCCAAGCCACGAGCTGATGTTGGAGTACAGCTCCCTTCTGCTTCAgtcag ACAAAAGGAGTGACACTCAGAAAGCTTTAGGAGTTCTTCTCGAGATGCTTGACTTCGGCTGCTGGAGGAGCAACCTGGACGTGTGGAGGTGCTTACAGGCCGTTGTTCgggagctgcagtcaga GGACGGCTGGGAGGGCGTCGTCTGCGAACGCATGGAGACAAGGAAGTACTGGTGGCCCGCGCTGCACTTCACAAGCTTCCACGCCGCCAAAGACTCCGAGGAGAACCCCAAACTCCTGGAGGTGAAGGCGTCGCTCGCAAAGATCCTGTGCCCAG ATCGAAGACTGAGATACGCTGCCGAGCAGTCGTGA
- the mia3 gene encoding transport and Golgi organization protein 1 homolog isoform X5, protein MAAKRFYRQGFLLLLFNFLSTAASERRFSDFKRCADEECSMLLCRGKAVKDFSGPDCRFLSIKKSETVYVYYKLSGRRADLWAGSVGSNFGYFPKDLLVINHIYTDKEHEIPAEETDFVCFETGFDKFHTYDVDLLLGSSAAEENDSNNNETSVRIQEAESTQTETQPSAQEVTESEKPTEHLEISKDLDQLPEDQSASLNKLELNASNETPLIKDFESGTEVVPDVSEGEKSEPALENGSERSETKDEPVTSEVESLPEGEFLDKQVSVSMGEQIPELKTSLGTTFDAVVTDEETTTKVTPQVEDVEKEADRQDVVTEISQDVTENKNEIPLLPFSEETPDAPALDSFAEQESPPAAQDDNPHAREDKNLWTAVFSAVTGGETTEGDVSSDEEEEDEDDEDAEAETQPISEKTEQEPLLSESENAPENITAPQDASHSSTVQQDVEEANNDAENPVFDGEDERTEEVITHKEGLYETLKPTDEPVHHQTGESVESESQKDIVSLPLDDKPDIKTQETTEDKKEEEDSKETEINKNDGGAEDSHVATEPVLDITFEENKTVSDQESAITTTERDQDLPTEEKQSNDSDVRVDEHVVDNKLPDQIPENVENKSSQTESPVEEAEVPEQPQTAEEEDENDTETEDQNEGKEEELLEDENALLISQSDDGHAGKPSPESTQPADASAEPEYSDAVMRLTLLREHFTDDDMERVQKLLGLKNLYKVEAMFLDLDTELQAARASHAKSTQDVENELERILEASENTILDKIEKMLDSREAKQDYEAHGDTSSSDEETEVLDDFQELGFSLRQKYSTASDSAPLATEKSLDSVQDEPLLNVEEDTPHVVEEKVDNAPETDRTNNLTAAGQEEESAQIEEEQVDQQEAAAVPDASVEVNAGQFNKNKDDQPGFPVSEEEEKLPEATLETPLDTSLEAEAEGLHSDDSVDMDSVESVTEIHEEETGFFTAGFVYTGLIFSGMKNKTAEWTTVMISLLPEEWKPGETLLGCPWPAVAITAVVGVLTFTLFFWRTILAVKKKEYLVDEKKLQAQIQALRKEKTDALTKISELQKQTEQLKENQKQSKETVSCKMKTIQDLESKVSEAEKAKIHIFEEKNKYAKLLEEERASSLANESRIEKLEKSNEKLQLSRKKIQEAFAKTTVLLDEAKIREDARTAQQKCVQKEFAALKEENKNLKATIKGWEEKHKELNEKIKVYQKSKKELEDSVVLKDHNLEVLSDLLADLDACDLQKGETKVLANGEVATDKKTVIRSRIRQMMDVSRIQTTLTVVEEERDRFMAKLLNEEKSRKDLEEKHQELEHAIGALKSEKSQVENQFKVLQQKNEIMVEMYQQKENALQQRLTKEELERRSKESLLSEVGGKALEAEEQVKILRQRINEMEAQMKKTEEVYKEQIKEQENKTHSNWVNARNAERALSQEKLESSKLREKLVVLTSQLNERRAPLFRPNSGQPAGPRQGPRPPSDPHGCYPDNKHIPGMDMMGPRSSSPANLDGTVSYLRTRYDCSNPTPPFHL, encoded by the exons ATGGCAGCGAAACGCTTTTACCGACAGggctttttattacttttattcaaCTTTCTGTCCACCGCGGCCTCGGAGAGGAGGTTCTCCGACTTTAAAAGATGCGCCGACGAGGAGTGCAGca tgcTCCTATGTCGGGGAAAAGCTGTGAAAGATTTCTCGGGACCTGATTGTAGGTTCCTTTCAATCAAGAAATCTGAAACCGTATATGTTTACTACAAACTTTCTGGAAGAAGGGCCGACCTGTGGGCAGGAAGT GTTGGAAGCAACTTTGGCTATTTCCCAAAGGACCTTCTTGTCATAAACCACATTTATACAGACAAAGAACATGAAATTCCCGCAGAG GAAAcagattttgtctgttttgaaaCTGGATTTGACAAATTTCACACTTACGACGTAGATCTGCTTTTAGGCTCATCGGCGGCGGAGGAGAACGATAGTAACAACAATGAAACATCTGTCCGAATCCAAGAGGCAGAgagcacacagacagaaacacagccttcagcacaggaagtgacagagagTGAAAAACCAACCGAGCATCTTGAGATCTCTAAGGATCTTGATCAACTTCCTGAAGACCAAAGTGcctctttaaataaacttgaacTGAACGCATCAAATGAAACGCCTTTGATAAAAGATTTCGAGTCCGGTACGGAAGTTGTGCCTGACGTTTCAGAAGGAGAAAAGTCTGAGCCTGCTTTGGAAAACGGGTCAGAAAGAAGTGAAACCAAAGACGAACCCGTTACTTCGGAAGTGGAATCTCTGCCCGAAGGGGAATTTCTTGACAAACAAGTGTCTGTTTCGATGGGAGAGCAGATCCCTGAGTTAAAAACGTCCCTCGGAACGACTTTTGATGCCGTCGTCACTGACGAAGAAACCACCACCAAAGTCACGCCACAGGTAGAGGACGTGGAAAAGGAGGCAGATCGCCAAGACGTCGTCACAGAAATCAGTCAAgatgtcacagaaaacaaaaacgaaatCCCACTGCTGCCTTTCTCTGAAGAAACCCCCGACGCTCCAGCTTTGGATTCTTTTGCAGAGCAGGAAAGTCCTCCGGCTGCGCAGGACGATAACCCGCATGCAAGGGAGGATAAAAACTTGTGGACAGCAGTGTTTTCTGCTGTAACAGGAGGAGAGACCACGGAAGGAGACGTGAGTtcagacgaagaagaagaagacgaggaCGACGAGGACGCTGAAGCAGAAACCCAACCTATTTCAGAGAAAACGGAGCAAGAGCCACTTTTATCAGAATCAGAAAATGCACCAGAGAACATAACGGCTCCCCAAGATGCCTCTCATTCCAGCACTGTGCAGCAGGATGTGGAAGAAGCCAACAATGACGCTGAAAACCCTGTGTTTGATGGTGAGGATGAGCGCACTGAAGAGGTAATCACACACAAGGAAGGTTTGTATGAAACGCTAAAACCAACCGATGAGCCGGTACACCATCAAACAGGCGAGAGTGTCGAATCTGAATCACAAAAGGACATTGTGAGCCTCCCTCTTGATGATAAACCTGATattaaaacacaggaaaccactgaggacaaaaaagaagaggaggattCCAAAGAGACAGAGATCAACAAGAATGATGGAGGTGCAGAGGACAGTCATGTTGCAACAGAGCCGGTTTTAGACATTACgtttgaggaaaacaaaactgtgagcGATCAAGAGTCGGCCATTACTACAACTGAACGAGATCAAGACCTGCCCACTGAAGAGAAGCAGTCTAATGATTCGGATGTCAGAGTGGATGAACATGTAGTAGACAACAAATTACCTGATCAGATTCctgaaaatgtagaaaataaaagcagtcagACAGAATCACCTGTAGAGGAAGCAGAGGTTCCTGAGCAGCCCCaaacagcagaggaagaggacgaAAATGACACAGAAACTGAAGATCAGAATgaaggaaaggaggaggagtTACTTGAAGATGAAAATGCACTTCTTATTTCACAGTCAGATGACGGACACGCTGGGAAACCCTCGCCTGAATCAACGCAGCCCGCTGATGCCTCTGCAGAGCCGGAATACAGCGACGCCGTCATGAGGCTGACTCTGTTAAGAGAACACTTCACAGATGACGACATGGAGCGAGTTCAGAAGCTCCTGGGGCTGAAAAATCTGTACAAAGTCGAGGCCATGTTCTTGGATCTGGACACGGAGCTGCAGGCTGCCCGTGCGTCGCACGCAAAGTCCACGCAGGACGTTGAAAATGAGCTTGAGCGCATCCTGGAAGCTTCGGAAAACACCATCCTGGACAAGATCGAGAAGATGCTTGACAGCCGGGAAGCGAAACAAGACTATGAGGCTCACGGAGACACAAGCAGCTCGGATGAGGAAACTGAAGTTCTCGACGACTTTCAGGAGCTTGGGTTCAGTCTGCGACAAAAGTACTCAACAGCCAGCGACAGTGCCCCTTTAGCAACAGAAAAATCTTTGGACAGTGTGCAAG aTGAACCTCTGTTGAATGTCGAAGAAGACACCCCCCACGTTGTTGAAGAAAAGGTTGACAACGCACCCGAAACCGATCGCACCAACAACCTGACAGCAGCGGGTCAGGAGGAAGAGTCAGCGCAGATCGAAGAGGAACAGGTAGATCAGCAGGAGGCGGCTGCTGTACCTGATGCCAGCGTGGAGGTGAATGCTGGacagtttaacaaaaacaaagacgaTCAGCCCGGCTTTCCTGTatcagaggaggaagaaaagctcCCTGAAGCCACTCTGGAAACTCCCTTAGACACGAGCCTCGAAGCTGAGGCTGAGGGCTTGCACTCAG ACGACTCTGTGGACATGGACTCAGTGGAGTCGGTGACTGAAATACACGAGGAAGAAACTGGATTCTTCACAGCTGGATTTGTTTACACTGGGCTCATTTTCTCAGGAATGAAGAATAAAACTGCTGAGTGGACAACTGTG atgATTTCTTTGCTGCCAGAGGAGTGGAAGCCGGGGGAAACGTTGCTCGGCTGTCCTTGGCCAGCTGTTGCCATCACTGCTGTGGTTGGAGTGCTGACCTTCACCCTCTTCTTCTGGAGGACCATATTGGCA GTGAAGAAGAAGGAATACCTCG TGGATGAAAAGAAGCTCCAGGCACAAATCCAGGCGCTCAGAAAAGAGAAGACGGATGCTCTGACCAAAATATCTGAACTCCAGAAGCAG actgaacaactgaaagaaaatcaaaaacaatcaaaagaaaCTGTCAGCTGTAAGATGAAAACCATACAAGACTTGGAG AGTAAAGTTTCAGAGGCAGAAAAGGcgaaaattcacatttttgaagaaaagaacaaatatgCAAAACTCCTCGAAGAAGAGCGTGCCTCGTCATTGGCAAATGAAAGCAGg ATTGAAAAATTAGAGAAGTCAAAcgagaagctgcagctcagcaggaAAAAGATTCAGGAAGCGTTTGCTAAG ACTACCGTTCTCCTGGACGAGGCCAAGATTCGTGAAGATGCTCGAACCGCTCAACAGAAATGCGTCCAGAAAGAATTTGCCgctctaaaagaagaaaataaaaac CTCAAAGCGACGATTAAAGGCtgggaggaaaaacacaaggagctgAACGAGAAGATTAAAGTTTATCAGAAGTCcaagaaggagctggaggactCTGTGGTGCTCAAAGACCACAACCTGGAG GTGCTGTCTGATCTCCTGGCTGACCTGGATGCATGCGATCTGCAGAAAGGTGAAACCAAAGTTTTAGCTAATGGTGAAGTAGCTACtg ATAAGAAAACAGTCATAAGAAGCAGAATCAGGCAGATGATGGACGTGTCCAGA atTCAGACCACCCTCACTGTTGTTGAAGAAGAGCGGGATCGCTTCATGGCAAAGTTACTGAACGAAGAAAAGTCCAGGAAAGACCTAGAAG AAAAACACCAGGAGCTGGAACATGCCATCGGAGCCCTGAAAAGCGAGAAGAGCCAGGTGGAAAACCAGTTCAAGGTCCTCCAGCAGAAAAACGAAATTATGGTGGAAATGTACCAGCAGAAGGAAAACGCGCTGCAGCA GAGGTTAAcgaaggaggagctggagcgaCGCAGCAAGGAGAGTCTGCTGTCTGAGGTGGGAGGTAAAGCTCTCGAAGCGGAGGAGCAGGTTAAAATCTTACGGCAGCGCATCAATGAAATGGAGGCGCAGATGAAGAAGACTGAAGAAGTCTACAAAGAGCAG ataaAGGAGCAGGAGAACAAAACTCATTCCAACTGG gtgAACGCTCGTAATGCAGAGCGGGCGCTGAGTCAAGAGAAGCTTGAATCATCGAAGCTGCGAGAaaa GTTGGTTGTGCTCACCTCCCAGCTCAACGAGCGCCGGGCTCCTCTCTTCAGGCCCAACTCCGGTCAGCCTGCAGGTCCTCGCCAAG